In a genomic window of Ignavibacteria bacterium:
- a CDS encoding homoserine dehydrogenase, with the protein MSTTLPTQRIGLFGFGVVGQGLYDVLHRTPGLQAEVSRICVKDRFKDRPLPASSFTFHKEDILTDPYINVVVELIDDAEAAFDIVSTALRNGKSVVTANKRLVATRLQELLDIQRETGSSLLYEASTCGSIPIIRNLEEYYDNDMLSRVEGIVNGTTNYILTALHEPSSGGYASALSQAQKLGFAESDPTLDVEAFDAAFKTTIIAAHAFGVVVDPTQIVRRGITSVTPFDISIAQQQQRTIKLLSRVQLHGSGLSLLALPALAQNTSPLAGVRNEVNAVRLTAAFSDAQLLVGKGAGGGPTASAVLSDIAALRYGYRYEYKKLAQASRPVVNHDVEVAIYVRGTNEQITSIPFSVVEVDHRSSTGRYVIGHVQLDALHTSAAFLDSETFIALIPED; encoded by the coding sequence ATGAGCACAACACTTCCAACACAACGGATCGGACTCTTTGGTTTTGGCGTAGTAGGGCAAGGCCTCTACGACGTGTTACATCGCACACCCGGACTCCAAGCCGAGGTATCACGGATCTGCGTCAAAGACAGGTTTAAGGACCGCCCCCTACCTGCTTCATCCTTTACCTTTCACAAGGAAGACATTCTCACCGACCCATACATCAATGTTGTTGTGGAACTCATCGATGATGCTGAGGCAGCATTTGACATCGTGAGTACGGCATTGCGAAATGGGAAGTCAGTTGTTACAGCCAACAAACGTCTTGTTGCTACACGACTTCAAGAGCTCCTCGATATTCAACGCGAGACCGGGTCATCGTTGCTCTATGAGGCATCTACGTGTGGGAGTATACCCATCATTCGGAATCTTGAGGAGTACTACGACAACGACATGTTGAGTCGCGTAGAGGGCATCGTCAATGGTACCACCAACTACATCCTCACAGCACTCCACGAACCATCGTCAGGGGGCTATGCATCGGCGCTTTCACAGGCGCAGAAGCTTGGATTTGCCGAGAGTGATCCAACGCTGGACGTCGAGGCCTTTGATGCAGCATTCAAGACAACCATCATTGCTGCCCATGCATTTGGGGTGGTTGTAGATCCAACGCAGATCGTGCGCAGAGGGATCACGTCCGTTACGCCGTTCGACATCTCGATCGCACAACAACAACAACGTACCATCAAACTCTTGTCGCGTGTTCAGCTGCACGGAAGCGGATTGTCTCTTCTTGCCTTGCCGGCCTTGGCACAGAACACAAGCCCCTTGGCAGGTGTCCGCAATGAGGTCAATGCCGTGCGTCTGACCGCTGCATTCTCCGATGCCCAGTTACTAGTAGGGAAGGGGGCAGGGGGTGGCCCAACTGCATCGGCTGTGTTGTCCGATATCGCCGCGTTGCGGTACGGGTATCGATATGAATACAAGAAGCTTGCCCAGGCGTCACGTCCGGTTGTGAACCACGATGTGGAAGTTGCCATCTACGTTCGTGGGACGAACGAGCAGATCACGAGCATACCATTCTCGGTTGTGGAGGTTGACCATCGGAGTTCAACCGGACGGTACGTGATCGGTCACGTCCAGCTCGACGCACTCCACACCAGTGCCGCATTCCTTG
- the metX gene encoding homoserine O-acetyltransferase: MHTYRDPLPFVLEGGSSISPLEIAYHTYGTLSADADNVIWICHALTGNSDAASWWSGLVGPDRIIDTNRYFVVCANMIGSCYGSTGPTSPSETGSPLFGSFPLVTARDQVRAFIRLRQELGVERIHTLIGGSMGGQHVLEWALLEPKVVERIVPVATNSKHSPWAVAFNTAQRLALEADPTFYEDRPEGGAAGLIAARAMGMISYRTPVLFNVRQREDDERIEDFHADSYQRHQGLKLAHRFSAHAYHALTRAMDSHDIGRGRGGIGVALRSITAKTLVVGIDSDLLFPEAEQHFIGDMIPRSRYRRLTSAAGHDAFLIDQRKLSIILHQENIFS, translated from the coding sequence ATGCACACCTATCGAGATCCACTTCCTTTTGTATTGGAAGGGGGCTCATCGATCTCACCACTGGAGATCGCCTATCATACCTATGGGACGTTGTCAGCAGATGCCGACAATGTGATCTGGATCTGTCACGCACTCACGGGTAACAGCGATGCTGCATCGTGGTGGAGCGGACTCGTAGGACCAGATCGCATCATTGATACGAACAGGTACTTCGTTGTCTGTGCGAACATGATCGGTTCGTGCTATGGATCAACAGGCCCAACATCACCGAGCGAAACAGGGAGCCCCTTGTTTGGATCGTTCCCGCTGGTAACGGCGCGGGATCAGGTGCGGGCGTTCATTCGGCTGCGACAAGAGCTTGGTGTTGAGCGCATTCATACGCTCATCGGTGGGTCGATGGGTGGACAACATGTGCTCGAATGGGCACTACTCGAACCAAAGGTTGTAGAGCGTATTGTGCCCGTTGCAACCAATTCGAAACATTCGCCGTGGGCCGTTGCTTTCAATACGGCGCAGAGACTTGCCTTGGAGGCTGACCCAACGTTCTATGAAGATAGACCTGAGGGTGGTGCAGCGGGACTTATCGCCGCACGCGCAATGGGTATGATTTCGTACAGAACACCCGTGCTCTTCAACGTGCGACAACGTGAAGACGACGAGCGGATAGAGGACTTTCATGCCGACTCCTATCAACGCCATCAGGGGTTGAAGCTGGCACATCGGTTCAGTGCACATGCATACCATGCTCTTACCCGCGCTATGGACAGTCACGACATTGGGCGTGGAAGAGGCGGCATCGGTGTAGCCCTGCGATCTATAACGGCCAAAACTCTTGTTGTCGGGATCGACTCCGATCTGCTCTTTCCTGAAGCAGAGCAACACTTTATCGGTGACATGATACCGCGTTCACGATATCGCAGACTCACATCTGCGGCTGGACACGACGCATTCTTGATAGACCAACGAAAACTCTCCATCATCCTTCACCAAGAAAACATCTTCTCATGA
- a CDS encoding transcriptional regulator, protein MNVRDARTEFIETWGALATQWGISRSMAQIHAVLLVSPEAMTTDEIMEALEMSRGGVSTNVRELIDWGIVQRITKKGERRELFEAEKDIWVVARKIMQERKRRELDPVAARLRGLASASITGPAKDVEAFRSAVKDLSTLTKTASDALDTMSKAETAWLVNLAMKVIR, encoded by the coding sequence ATGAATGTACGCGACGCACGAACGGAGTTTATAGAGACCTGGGGGGCATTGGCCACTCAGTGGGGGATCAGTAGATCGATGGCGCAGATCCATGCGGTGTTGTTGGTGAGTCCGGAGGCGATGACAACGGACGAGATCATGGAAGCGCTTGAGATGTCGCGTGGTGGTGTGAGTACAAACGTGCGTGAGCTTATCGACTGGGGGATCGTACAACGCATCACTAAGAAGGGTGAGCGTAGGGAGTTGTTCGAGGCAGAGAAGGATATCTGGGTTGTTGCACGCAAGATCATGCAGGAGAGGAAACGTCGGGAGCTCGACCCGGTAGCCGCTCGACTTCGTGGGCTTGCCTCAGCATCGATCACAGGACCGGCCAAGGACGTAGAAGCATTCCGTTCAGCCGTGAAGGACCTCTCAACATTAACAAAGACTGCTTCAGATGCCCTAGATACAATGAGCAAGGCCGAAACCGCTTGGCTTGTGAACTTGGCTATGAAGGTGATCCGATGA
- a CDS encoding 2,3,4,5-tetrahydropyridine-2,6-dicarboxylate N-succinyltransferase: MNSLQSDIERLAALPAQELQYDQGATQVCADFIDALNKGTIRAAERSDDGSWQVNMWVKQGILVLFRKGRMEDASTDENFRFFDKDTLPTKPLTIDDHVRIVPGGTTIRTGSFVAHGVICMPPSYINIGAYVGEGTMVDSHALVGTCAQIGARVHISAAAQIGGVLEPAGARPVIIEDDVMVGGNCGVYEGVLIRNRAVLGSGVILNASTPVYDLVKETVLRSTSDSPLEIPEGAVVVAGSRAVNSDFGRENGLSMSTPLIVKYRDEKTDARTALEMALR, translated from the coding sequence ATGAACTCTCTCCAATCCGATATCGAGCGCCTCGCAGCGCTGCCGGCGCAAGAACTTCAGTATGATCAAGGTGCAACGCAGGTCTGCGCCGACTTCATCGATGCGCTAAACAAGGGTACGATCCGCGCAGCAGAACGGTCAGATGACGGCTCGTGGCAGGTGAACATGTGGGTGAAACAAGGCATCCTTGTTCTCTTCCGGAAGGGTCGCATGGAAGACGCATCAACAGATGAGAACTTCCGATTCTTCGACAAGGATACACTTCCTACAAAGCCCCTTACCATTGATGATCATGTACGCATCGTTCCCGGTGGTACAACCATTCGCACCGGATCATTCGTTGCCCATGGCGTGATCTGCATGCCGCCAAGCTATATCAACATCGGTGCCTACGTTGGTGAAGGAACGATGGTGGACTCACATGCATTGGTTGGTACATGCGCTCAGATCGGCGCGCGTGTACATATCAGCGCAGCGGCACAGATCGGCGGAGTACTAGAACCAGCCGGTGCAAGGCCCGTTATCATTGAAGACGATGTGATGGTAGGGGGCAATTGTGGTGTGTATGAAGGTGTCCTTATTCGTAATCGTGCAGTGCTTGGAAGTGGTGTGATCCTGAATGCATCTACACCCGTCTATGATCTTGTGAAGGAGACGGTTCTGAGATCGACAAGTGATTCACCGCTGGAGATCCCCGAAGGTGCTGTTGTCGTTGCCGGAAGCAGGGCAGTGAACTCCGATTTCGGACGAGAGAACGGACTGAGCATGAGCACGCCGTTGATCGTGAAGTACAGAGACGAGAAGACGGATGCGCGGACGGCGTTGGAAATGGCACTGCGTTAA
- the speB gene encoding agmatinase — MKVLGPKKNFLAIEERYSSLETSAIAIVSAPYEHTVSYGGGAEKGPKAILDASAYVEFYDDETDRELCFEKGIATLKPLSFGKFVDRAALDLIEDQVEDLIVMGKFVVTLGGEHTISTAPISAHYRAYPGMSILHFDAHSDLRHEYQGTPYSHASFMARVAEFFPTDRITQVGIRAQCIEEARFIKDNGIKTFYASAIRRGLHGSNWQKNVVDTLGKDVYITFDVDHFCPSIMPSTGTPEPDGFLYSETIDVIRAIVASGRRIVGFDVVELAPVDGVTHPDITTARLIYKILNLAFDVKAQKAAPKTKKKETKK, encoded by the coding sequence ATGAAGGTCCTTGGTCCAAAGAAGAACTTCCTTGCCATTGAAGAACGATACTCCTCGCTCGAAACATCTGCCATTGCCATTGTCTCAGCGCCCTATGAACACACCGTGAGCTACGGCGGCGGAGCAGAGAAAGGTCCAAAGGCCATTCTCGATGCAAGTGCCTACGTGGAGTTCTATGATGATGAAACGGATCGCGAGTTATGTTTTGAAAAGGGCATCGCAACCCTGAAGCCCCTTTCCTTTGGGAAGTTCGTTGACAGAGCAGCATTGGACCTCATTGAGGATCAGGTAGAAGACCTTATCGTGATGGGCAAGTTTGTGGTGACGCTTGGTGGTGAACACACGATCTCTACAGCACCGATCTCTGCTCACTACCGTGCCTATCCCGGGATGAGCATTCTGCACTTCGATGCTCACTCAGACCTTCGTCACGAATACCAAGGCACACCATATTCCCACGCCTCCTTCATGGCCCGTGTTGCTGAGTTCTTCCCAACTGATCGTATCACACAGGTTGGTATACGCGCTCAGTGTATCGAAGAAGCTCGCTTCATCAAGGACAACGGTATCAAGACCTTCTATGCTTCAGCCATTCGTAGGGGGCTCCATGGTTCCAACTGGCAGAAGAACGTTGTTGATACGCTCGGGAAGGATGTCTATATCACGTTCGATGTGGATCACTTCTGTCCGTCGATCATGCCATCAACGGGCACACCGGAGCCGGACGGATTCCTGTATAGTGAAACGATCGATGTGATCCGCGCCATCGTTGCCTCCGGACGTCGCATCGTTGGCTTCGATGTGGTAGAACTGGCTCCCGTGGACGGCGTCACCCACCCCGACATCACAACCGCCCGCCTCATCTACAAGATCCTCAACCTCGCCTTCGACGTGAAGGCACAGAAAGCTGCTCCTAAGACGAAGAAGAAGGAAACCAAGAAATGA